The following are from one region of the Pectobacterium actinidiae genome:
- a CDS encoding glycerate kinase has translation MKIVIAPDSYKESLSAQDVATQIEKGFREIFPDACYVKLPVADGGEGTVEAMVAATDGKIVNVKVTGPLGDNIDAFFGLSGDEKTAFIEMAAASGLERVPSQLRNPLKTTSYGTGELIRCALDHGVRHCIIGIGGSATNDGGSGMVQALGAKLLDQQGEQISFGGGELDKLARIDISELDERIKNCRFEVACDVTNPLTGKQGASAIFGPQKGATPEMIEQLDNALKHYAAVIRHDLDMDVEHVPGAGAAGGMGAALQAFCGAELRQGIEIVTEALGLDELVRDATLVITGEGRIDSQTIHGKVPIGVARIAKQYNKPVIGIAGSLTADVAVVHEHGLDAVFSVLYNICSLEEALDNAAENVRMTARNIAATIRLAQSMSR, from the coding sequence ATGAAAATAGTGATCGCACCGGATTCTTATAAAGAAAGCCTGTCTGCACAAGATGTTGCTACGCAGATTGAAAAGGGATTTCGTGAAATATTTCCCGATGCCTGCTATGTCAAATTGCCCGTTGCAGATGGTGGGGAAGGCACCGTGGAAGCCATGGTCGCTGCGACCGATGGCAAGATTGTGAATGTTAAGGTGACAGGGCCGTTAGGCGATAACATCGACGCGTTCTTTGGCCTGTCTGGCGATGAAAAAACGGCGTTTATTGAGATGGCGGCGGCAAGCGGTCTGGAACGAGTGCCTTCGCAGCTGCGCAATCCGTTAAAAACCACCAGTTATGGCACGGGCGAGTTGATTCGCTGCGCGTTAGATCACGGTGTTCGGCACTGCATCATCGGCATTGGCGGGAGCGCAACCAATGACGGCGGATCGGGCATGGTACAGGCGCTGGGCGCGAAGTTGCTGGATCAGCAGGGTGAGCAGATTAGTTTTGGCGGGGGGGAGCTCGACAAACTTGCTCGTATTGATATCAGCGAGCTGGATGAGCGTATCAAAAATTGTCGCTTTGAAGTGGCCTGTGATGTGACCAATCCGTTGACGGGGAAGCAGGGCGCGTCGGCGATCTTTGGTCCTCAAAAAGGGGCAACGCCGGAGATGATTGAACAGCTGGATAATGCGTTGAAGCATTATGCGGCGGTGATTCGCCACGATCTGGATATGGACGTGGAACACGTTCCTGGTGCGGGGGCGGCGGGCGGTATGGGGGCGGCGCTACAGGCCTTTTGCGGCGCTGAGCTTCGTCAGGGAATAGAGATTGTCACGGAAGCGTTGGGGCTGGATGAACTGGTACGCGATGCCACGCTGGTGATTACCGGTGAAGGGCGCATCGACAGCCAGACGATCCACGGTAAAGTGCCGATTGGCGTGGCGCGGATAGCCAAACAGTATAACAAACCGGTGATTGGCATCGCCGGCAGCCTGACGGCAGATGTTGCAGTGGTGCATGAACATGGCCTGGATGCCGTATTCAGCGTGCTTTATAACATTTGCTCACTAGAAGAAGCGCTGGATAATGCGGCAGAGAATGTGCGGATGACGGCACGTAATATCGCCGCCACGATCCGACTGGCGCAGTCTATGTCGCGATAA
- the garR gene encoding 2-hydroxy-3-oxopropionate reductase: MSTSDNEVRAMKIGFIGLGIMGKPMSKNLLKAGYSLVVMDRNLDAVAEVVAAGATSAETPKQVAEQCDVIITMLPNSPHVKDVVLGENGVIDGARAGSIVVDMSSIAPLASREIATALATKEIAMLDAPVSGGEPKAIDGTLSVMVGGDKAQFDRCFEILKSMAGSVVHTGDIGAGNVTKLANQVIVALNIAAMSEALVLATKAGVNPDLVYQAIRGGLAGSTVLDAKAPMVMDRNFKPGFRIDLHIKDLANALDTSHGVGAQLPLTAAVMEMMQALKADDLGSADHSALACYYEKLAKVEVTR, from the coding sequence ATATCTACATCAGACAATGAGGTTAGGGCGATGAAAATTGGTTTTATTGGATTGGGCATCATGGGAAAACCGATGAGTAAAAATCTGTTGAAAGCAGGTTACTCATTAGTCGTGATGGATCGAAATCTGGACGCAGTCGCGGAAGTGGTTGCTGCGGGCGCAACGTCGGCTGAAACGCCAAAACAGGTGGCGGAACAGTGCGATGTCATCATCACCATGCTGCCTAACTCTCCACACGTTAAAGACGTGGTGCTAGGTGAAAACGGCGTCATTGACGGTGCGCGTGCCGGCAGCATTGTGGTGGATATGAGCTCAATCGCCCCGCTTGCCAGCCGTGAAATTGCTACCGCACTGGCGACGAAAGAGATCGCTATGCTGGACGCGCCGGTCAGCGGCGGTGAACCGAAAGCGATCGACGGCACGCTGTCCGTAATGGTCGGTGGCGACAAAGCCCAGTTTGACCGCTGCTTTGAGATTCTGAAATCCATGGCGGGTTCTGTTGTACATACCGGTGATATCGGCGCGGGTAACGTGACCAAACTGGCGAACCAGGTGATTGTGGCGCTGAATATTGCTGCCATGTCTGAAGCGCTGGTGCTGGCGACGAAAGCAGGCGTTAACCCGGATCTGGTTTATCAGGCGATCCGCGGTGGATTGGCTGGCAGCACCGTGCTGGATGCGAAAGCGCCGATGGTGATGGATCGTAACTTTAAGCCAGGCTTCCGCATCGATCTGCATATCAAGGATTTGGCGAACGCGCTGGATACCTCACACGGCGTTGGCGCACAGCTGCCGTTAACGGCGGCGGTGATGGAAATGATGCAGGCGCTGAAAGCGGACGATCTGGGATCGGCCGACCACAGTGCGCTGGCGTGTTACTACGAGAAGCTGGCCAAAGTGGAAGTTACGCGATAA
- the garL gene encoding 2-dehydro-3-deoxyglucarate aldolase gives MKTPLLPNRFRQDLQQGKTLIGCWCALGNPISTEVLGLAGFDWLVLDGEHAPNDIVTFIPQLMALKGSHSAPVVRPPCNEPIIIKRLLDIGFNNFLIPFVETAEEAARAVASTRYPPAGIRGVSVAHRSNCYGTEPDYFAKINDSITVVVQIESQDGLDNLDAIIAVDGVDGVFVGPSDLSAALGYLGQPNHPDVQKAIRHIFDRAAAHNKPCGILAPVEADARRYLEWGASFVAVGSDLGVFRSATQALSDKYKK, from the coding sequence ATGAAGACTCCGCTGTTACCTAACCGTTTTCGCCAAGATTTGCAGCAGGGGAAAACGTTGATTGGCTGCTGGTGTGCGCTGGGCAACCCGATTTCAACTGAAGTGCTGGGGCTGGCGGGATTCGACTGGCTGGTGCTGGATGGCGAGCATGCGCCTAACGATATCGTGACGTTTATTCCTCAGCTAATGGCGCTGAAAGGCAGCCACAGTGCGCCTGTCGTCCGCCCGCCATGCAATGAGCCGATCATCATCAAGCGCCTGTTGGATATCGGCTTCAATAACTTCCTGATTCCTTTCGTAGAAACGGCGGAGGAAGCCGCGCGTGCGGTCGCGTCAACACGTTATCCGCCTGCGGGTATCCGCGGCGTGTCTGTGGCGCACCGTAGCAACTGCTATGGCACCGAACCAGACTATTTCGCCAAGATTAACGACAGTATTACCGTTGTCGTGCAAATCGAAAGTCAGGACGGCCTCGACAACCTGGATGCGATCATTGCGGTTGATGGCGTAGACGGCGTGTTTGTTGGCCCGAGCGACCTGTCTGCGGCGCTCGGCTACCTTGGTCAGCCTAATCATCCTGACGTGCAGAAGGCGATCCGCCACATCTTTGATCGCGCTGCGGCACATAACAAACCGTGCGGCATTCTGGCACCGGTTGAAGCCGATGCGCGTCGCTATCTCGAATGGGGCGCAAGCTTCGTTGCAGTTGGTAGCGATCTGGGTGTGTTCCGCAGCGCAACACAGGCGTTGAGCGACAAGTACAAGAAGTAA
- the gudD gene encoding glucarate dehydratase, with protein MTLQSSTPVITHMQVIPVAGHDSMLLNLSGAHAPYFTRNIVILKDNAGNTGVGEIPGGEKIRQTLEDAAALVVGKTLGEYKNVMTAVRTQFADRDSSGRGLQTFDLRTTIHVVTGIEAAMLDLLGQFLNVSVASLLGDGQQRDAVEMLGYLFYIGDRNKTDLPYQSQANEKCDWYRLRHEEALTPETIVRLAEAAYEKYGFNDFKLKGGVLAGSEEAEAVTALAKRFPQARITLDPNGAWSLDEAIGLGKQLRDVLAYAEDPCGAEQGFSGREVMAEFRRATGLPTATNMIATDWRQMGHTISLQSVDIPLADPHFWTMQGSVRVAQMCHEWGLTWGSHSNNHFDISLAMFTHVGAAAPGKIAALDTHWIWQEGNQRLTKEPLKIVGGMVEVPKKPGLGIELDMDQVMKAHELYKNMGLGARNDAMGMQYLIPGWTFDNKRPCLVR; from the coding sequence ATGACATTGCAAAGCTCAACACCGGTTATTACCCACATGCAGGTTATTCCGGTTGCAGGTCACGATAGTATGCTGCTCAACCTGAGTGGTGCACATGCACCTTATTTCACTCGCAACATTGTGATTCTGAAAGATAACGCCGGGAATACCGGTGTCGGAGAAATTCCCGGCGGTGAGAAAATCCGTCAAACGCTGGAAGATGCTGCCGCGCTAGTGGTGGGTAAAACGCTGGGTGAATATAAAAACGTGATGACCGCGGTGCGTACGCAGTTCGCCGACCGCGATTCTTCCGGACGCGGTTTGCAGACGTTCGATCTGCGTACCACCATCCATGTCGTCACGGGGATCGAAGCCGCCATGCTCGATCTGCTGGGGCAATTCCTCAACGTCAGCGTGGCCTCGCTGCTGGGCGATGGTCAACAGCGCGATGCCGTCGAGATGCTGGGTTATCTGTTCTACATCGGCGATCGTAATAAAACCGATCTGCCTTACCAGAGTCAGGCTAACGAGAAATGCGACTGGTATCGCCTGCGTCATGAAGAAGCGCTGACGCCAGAAACCATCGTGCGTCTGGCTGAAGCCGCGTACGAAAAATACGGTTTCAACGATTTCAAACTGAAAGGCGGCGTACTAGCCGGTAGCGAAGAGGCTGAAGCGGTGACTGCGTTGGCGAAACGCTTCCCGCAGGCGCGCATCACGCTGGATCCCAATGGTGCCTGGTCGCTGGATGAAGCCATCGGTCTGGGCAAACAACTGCGCGATGTGTTGGCGTATGCAGAAGATCCATGCGGCGCGGAACAAGGGTTCTCTGGTCGTGAAGTGATGGCGGAGTTCCGCCGTGCGACAGGGTTGCCTACCGCGACTAACATGATTGCTACTGACTGGCGACAGATGGGGCACACCATTTCACTGCAATCGGTCGATATTCCGTTGGCCGATCCGCACTTCTGGACGATGCAAGGCTCTGTGCGTGTGGCGCAAATGTGTCACGAGTGGGGCTTAACCTGGGGTTCTCACTCCAATAACCACTTTGATATTTCACTGGCCATGTTTACCCATGTTGGCGCTGCTGCACCGGGTAAAATTGCCGCGCTGGATACGCACTGGATCTGGCAGGAAGGTAACCAACGCCTGACGAAAGAACCGTTGAAGATTGTGGGCGGCATGGTGGAAGTGCCGAAGAAACCGGGTCTGGGTATCGAGCTGGATATGGACCAGGTAATGAAAGCCCACGAACTGTATAAAAACATGGGATTAGGCGCACGTAACGACGCAATGGGAATGCAGTACCTTATTCCTGGGTGGACGTTTGATAATAAACGTCCGTGTCTGGTTCGCTAA
- a CDS encoding enolase C-terminal domain-like protein, protein MSNLSATPVITDMKVIPVAGYDSMLLNIGGAHGAYFTRNLVILTDSAGHTGVGEAPGGEVIYNTLVEAIPRVKGEQIARMNRLVHDIHVGNQSSDFDSFGKGAWTFELRVNAVAALEAALLDLLGQFMGVPVAELLGPGKQRDEVTVLGYLFYIGDRTKTDLPYLSGEKVSGEKGKHEWYHLRHQQAMDSDAIVRLAEATTDRYGFKDFKLKGGVLPGEQEIDAVKALKKRFPDARITVDPNGAWLLDEAIGLCKDMKGILTYAEDPCGAEQGFSGREVMAEFRRATGLPVATNMIATNWREMNHAVMLQAVDIPLADPHFWTMHGAVRVAQLCDEWGLTWGCHSNNHFDISLAMFTHVGAAAPGNPTAIDTHWIWQEGQHLTKEPLQIVNGKIKVPDRPGLGIELDMEQVMKAHDLYKKLPSGARNDAVAMQYLIPGWKFDRKRPVFGR, encoded by the coding sequence ATGAGTAACCTTTCAGCGACTCCAGTCATTACCGACATGAAAGTCATCCCCGTTGCGGGCTATGACAGCATGCTGCTGAACATCGGTGGTGCACACGGTGCTTACTTCACGCGTAACCTCGTCATTTTAACCGACAGCGCCGGGCATACCGGTGTCGGCGAAGCGCCCGGCGGTGAAGTCATTTACAACACGCTGGTTGAAGCGATTCCTCGTGTAAAAGGCGAACAAATCGCCCGCATGAACCGTTTAGTACATGACATTCATGTCGGCAACCAGTCTTCTGATTTTGACTCCTTCGGCAAAGGTGCCTGGACGTTTGAGCTGCGTGTGAATGCGGTGGCGGCACTTGAGGCGGCGCTACTCGATCTGCTGGGGCAATTCATGGGTGTCCCCGTTGCCGAGCTGCTGGGGCCGGGTAAACAGCGTGATGAAGTCACCGTGCTCGGTTATCTGTTCTATATCGGCGACCGCACGAAGACGGATTTGCCTTACTTATCTGGTGAGAAAGTATCCGGTGAGAAAGGCAAGCACGAGTGGTATCACCTGCGTCACCAGCAGGCGATGGACAGCGACGCGATTGTGCGTTTGGCCGAAGCCACGACCGACCGCTACGGATTTAAAGATTTCAAACTCAAAGGTGGCGTACTGCCCGGCGAGCAGGAAATCGATGCTGTGAAGGCGCTGAAGAAACGATTCCCGGATGCGCGTATTACTGTCGATCCAAACGGTGCCTGGCTGCTGGATGAAGCAATCGGGTTATGCAAAGACATGAAGGGCATTCTGACCTACGCGGAAGACCCGTGTGGTGCCGAACAAGGTTTCTCCGGTCGTGAAGTGATGGCGGAATTCCGTCGTGCTACCGGGCTGCCGGTCGCGACCAACATGATTGCGACCAACTGGCGCGAAATGAACCATGCCGTGATGTTGCAGGCGGTCGATATTCCGCTGGCGGATCCCCATTTCTGGACGATGCATGGTGCGGTGCGCGTCGCCCAACTGTGTGATGAGTGGGGCCTGACGTGGGGCTGCCATTCCAATAACCACTTCGATATTTCTCTGGCGATGTTCACGCATGTGGGAGCGGCGGCACCGGGTAACCCGACGGCGATTGATACGCACTGGATCTGGCAGGAAGGGCAGCATCTGACCAAAGAGCCGCTGCAAATCGTCAACGGCAAAATTAAGGTGCCGGATCGTCCCGGTCTGGGGATTGAGCTGGATATGGAACAGGTCATGAAAGCCCACGATCTGTATAAAAAATTACCGAGCGGGGCACGTAATGATGCCGTCGCCATGCAGTACCTGATTCCTGGTTGGAAATTTGATCGTAAACGCCCGGTTTTTGGCCGCTAA
- a CDS encoding carboxyl transferase domain-containing protein, protein MSCSEERIKHLLDCQSFCAHFPYHDTHFICGEGTINQQPVFIIMNRGEDCEFNVLWQWKTIDHIIQTTERAAVSGVPLIYIQDKLGGGDTPFNTTNVFSEDMSSLLLSPSGMGKVSASLARFAHRNVLISVILGPTSGPLALPLMLGDLVLMTDRGAFCMGRPDMVKAMLAEASDLYSLGGATMHARHSGQVQCVFEMETVLFSRLRTLFSLLFPRQHTINFTQPDEVDVNTIIPTDHRVPYDMHRLLSVFIDKESFFECSPDYAQEVITGWAKIQGNPFIIIANNPKYKGGAIYRQSATKMVRMINLATKCHTPILFIADVPGFMIGKVAESSGMFLAAAELFKAHVNCEVPKLFLVARKAYTGGVFALGGPGFNPTAVLAYPQANIGVYSVETINKIMTTSLNEREYHVLATLKYEVSHPERLKDKGLLTDVITISQTREKIMTYLFSDSADPVNV, encoded by the coding sequence ATGAGTTGTAGCGAGGAAAGGATAAAGCATTTGTTAGATTGCCAGAGTTTCTGTGCACATTTTCCTTATCACGATACACATTTTATATGTGGCGAAGGAACGATTAACCAGCAACCTGTTTTCATTATTATGAATCGGGGTGAGGATTGTGAGTTTAACGTACTCTGGCAATGGAAAACGATTGACCATATTATTCAGACGACAGAGCGCGCTGCAGTTTCTGGTGTGCCGTTAATCTATATTCAGGATAAGTTGGGGGGGGGCGATACTCCTTTCAACACCACAAATGTGTTTTCGGAAGATATGTCTTCACTCCTGCTCTCCCCATCGGGAATGGGAAAGGTCAGTGCGTCATTGGCCCGCTTCGCACATCGTAATGTGCTTATCTCTGTGATCCTTGGGCCGACCTCAGGACCTTTGGCCCTGCCGCTTATGCTGGGTGACTTGGTCTTGATGACGGATCGTGGCGCGTTCTGTATGGGACGGCCTGATATGGTCAAAGCGATGCTTGCCGAAGCGTCAGATCTCTACAGTTTGGGTGGGGCGACGATGCATGCGAGGCATTCCGGTCAGGTTCAATGTGTTTTTGAAATGGAGACGGTATTATTCTCTCGTTTACGAACGCTATTCTCTTTACTTTTCCCACGACAGCACACTATTAATTTTACTCAGCCAGATGAGGTTGATGTTAATACTATTATTCCGACGGATCACCGAGTACCTTATGATATGCATCGTTTATTATCAGTATTTATTGATAAAGAAAGTTTTTTTGAATGCAGCCCTGACTATGCTCAGGAAGTGATAACTGGATGGGCGAAAATTCAGGGTAATCCATTCATTATTATTGCCAATAATCCAAAATATAAAGGTGGCGCGATTTATCGACAGTCTGCAACCAAAATGGTTCGGATGATAAATCTTGCCACCAAGTGCCATACTCCCATTCTATTTATTGCGGATGTCCCGGGGTTTATGATTGGTAAAGTAGCTGAGAGTAGTGGAATGTTTTTAGCCGCAGCGGAGCTTTTCAAGGCTCACGTTAATTGTGAGGTTCCAAAGTTATTCTTAGTCGCGAGAAAAGCTTATACAGGCGGCGTTTTTGCACTTGGTGGACCTGGATTTAATCCCACTGCTGTTCTAGCTTATCCTCAGGCGAATATCGGTGTCTATAGCGTGGAAACAATAAATAAGATTATGACAACATCTCTTAATGAACGAGAATATCACGTTCTTGCTACACTTAAATATGAAGTTTCTCATCCTGAGCGATTAAAAGACAAAGGACTGTTAACGGATGTTATTACTATTTCTCAGACCAGAGAGAAAATTATGACGTATTTATTTTCTGACTCTGCAGATCCTGTCAATGTTTAG
- a CDS encoding NAD(P)/FAD-dependent oxidoreductase, which yields MLKSNIRAINGMPCVDQLFDYAAFLEQIEAYGAIGSFPANVTPPRIAIVGAGLSGLVTAFELLRAGIRDITVFEARDRIGGRIWSQNFDPNLPNLIAEMGAMRFPSSETCLFHYLDKFQIATSSAFPDPGIVDTELDYRGQRYYWPAGEKPPTLFQHVYEGWHALLQEGYTHNGQQLVSPLTITSLLQARRFKEVQAAWQAWIDAFGDYSFYSAIALIFSGDNPPGGKRWKKPDDFALFGSLGIGSGGFLPVYQAGFIEIMRLVVNGYEVDQRLVVGGISRLIDQLLSQNIHDHPLREHVHFRTVKQIDKVDGKIALKFEQDDEQQFDRVIVTSSPRTMQIVHNLTRSNMFFNHDVLRALKETHLTGSSKLFILTRNKFWLQHALPVTIQSDGLVRGVYCLDYEPDNPEGHGVVLLSYTWEDDSHKLLSLTNKTERCHYLTNDLMAAFPEFARHLIPLNNDYDRYVLHHDWLTDPHALGAFKLNYPGEDSYSQRLFFQFQDANSPHTDPGIYLAGCGCSFTGGWGEGAVQTALNSACAVIRSTGGQLVEGNPLDAMQPAYRY from the coding sequence ATGCTGAAAAGCAACATCCGCGCGATAAATGGAATGCCGTGTGTCGACCAACTATTTGACTACGCCGCTTTCCTTGAGCAAATAGAAGCATACGGTGCCATCGGATCGTTTCCTGCAAATGTGACACCACCCCGTATCGCAATCGTCGGTGCAGGGTTAAGCGGGCTGGTTACCGCATTCGAATTACTGCGTGCCGGCATACGTGACATCACAGTGTTTGAAGCGCGCGATCGCATTGGCGGCAGAATCTGGTCGCAAAACTTCGATCCCAACTTGCCCAATTTAATTGCCGAAATGGGCGCGATGCGCTTTCCATCCAGTGAGACATGTTTGTTTCACTACCTTGATAAATTCCAGATCGCGACATCTTCAGCCTTCCCCGATCCTGGCATCGTGGATACAGAACTGGACTACCGTGGTCAACGCTATTACTGGCCCGCAGGTGAAAAACCACCAACGCTATTCCAGCATGTTTATGAAGGCTGGCACGCTTTGCTACAAGAAGGTTATACACATAACGGCCAACAACTTGTCTCCCCGTTGACAATCACATCACTACTGCAGGCGCGACGCTTCAAGGAAGTTCAAGCCGCATGGCAGGCGTGGATCGATGCTTTCGGCGATTATTCCTTCTATTCGGCGATCGCCTTGATTTTCAGTGGCGATAATCCGCCCGGCGGCAAACGCTGGAAAAAACCGGATGATTTTGCACTTTTTGGTTCATTAGGTATTGGTTCCGGGGGCTTTCTTCCTGTTTATCAGGCAGGATTTATTGAAATTATGCGGTTGGTTGTAAATGGTTACGAAGTCGATCAGCGCTTAGTCGTCGGTGGAATATCTAGGCTCATTGACCAATTGCTCTCTCAAAATATTCACGATCATCCTCTGAGAGAGCATGTCCATTTCCGCACCGTGAAACAGATAGATAAAGTGGACGGAAAAATAGCGCTGAAATTTGAACAAGATGACGAGCAGCAGTTTGATCGCGTGATCGTCACTAGCAGTCCGCGTACCATGCAGATAGTGCATAACCTGACCCGAAGCAATATGTTTTTCAATCATGATGTCTTGCGAGCCTTAAAAGAGACACATCTTACGGGGTCATCAAAATTATTTATCCTTACTCGTAATAAATTTTGGCTACAACACGCTTTGCCCGTTACCATCCAATCTGATGGTCTGGTACGCGGTGTCTATTGCCTAGACTATGAGCCAGACAATCCGGAAGGACACGGCGTAGTGCTGCTGAGTTATACTTGGGAGGATGATTCTCACAAACTATTGAGCCTGACTAATAAAACGGAACGTTGTCACTATTTAACCAACGATTTAATGGCAGCATTCCCGGAATTCGCCCGCCACCTCATCCCGCTGAATAATGATTATGACCGCTATGTCTTGCACCACGACTGGCTGACCGACCCACATGCGCTAGGTGCCTTTAAGCTAAATTATCCTGGCGAAGATAGCTATTCGCAGCGGCTATTTTTTCAGTTTCAGGATGCCAACTCCCCGCATACCGATCCCGGTATTTATCTGGCTGGCTGTGGCTGTTCGTTTACTGGCGGATGGGGTGAAGGTGCCGTACAAACGGCCCTGAATAGCGCTTGTGCAGTCATTCGCAGTACTGGAGGACAGTTGGTTGAGGGTAACCCACTAGACGCAATGCAACCCGCGTACCGTTACTAG